The proteins below are encoded in one region of Bacteroides uniformis:
- a CDS encoding ATP-grasp fold amidoligase family protein, whose amino-acid sequence MKDENCEKIKNVLRVIFYPLVLIRRKIFVYLCEYYRKRDLKKLASLLYYNISHKKINWSSPKNLNEKINWLKFNSDTSVWTKLADKYLVRDYVKERGLSSILVELYGVWDDACDIDFNLLPTSFVLKTNHGCGTIIVVKNKNSINEDEVRKQLNTWLQLKFGTIYAEPHYNSIKPKIIAEEYLKNDNANSTSLVDYKVFCLEGKPYSILVCADRVLYKGCCLAWYDLEWNPKPDMLSGGHKQDCVTIEKPTCLSDMLQAAEILSKGHHQVRIDFYITNGKLYFGEMTFTSLGGYMSYIAPKYLDEMGSLIHL is encoded by the coding sequence ATGAAAGATGAAAATTGTGAAAAAATTAAGAATGTATTGAGGGTTATTTTTTATCCTCTTGTACTCATTCGTCGCAAGATTTTTGTTTATTTATGTGAGTATTATAGGAAACGTGACTTAAAAAAACTTGCTTCTTTATTATATTATAATATTTCTCACAAAAAAATCAATTGGAGTTCTCCGAAAAATTTGAATGAAAAAATCAATTGGTTGAAATTCAATTCTGACACTTCTGTTTGGACAAAGCTTGCTGATAAATATCTAGTACGAGATTATGTGAAAGAGCGTGGCCTTTCCAGTATTTTAGTGGAACTCTACGGTGTTTGGGATGATGCTTGTGATATTGATTTCAACCTATTACCGACATCATTTGTGCTTAAGACAAATCATGGTTGTGGTACTATTATTGTTGTTAAGAATAAAAATAGTATAAATGAGGATGAAGTAAGAAAACAACTGAATACTTGGCTTCAATTGAAATTCGGAACAATTTACGCAGAACCTCATTATAATAGTATAAAACCTAAGATTATAGCTGAGGAGTATTTAAAGAATGATAATGCTAATTCTACCTCTTTGGTTGATTATAAGGTATTTTGTTTAGAAGGGAAACCTTATTCAATTTTGGTATGTGCTGACAGAGTATTATATAAAGGTTGTTGTTTGGCATGGTATGATTTAGAATGGAATCCAAAACCAGATATGCTGTCAGGTGGTCATAAGCAGGATTGTGTGACGATTGAAAAACCTACATGTTTGTCTGATATGTTACAAGCTGCTGAAATTTTGTCAAAAGGCCATCATCAAGTCCGGATTGATTTTTATATTACAAATGGCAAATTGTATTTTGGTGAAATGACGTTTACTTCTTTAGGGGGATATATGAGCTATATTGCCCCTAAATATCTAGACGAAATGGGTAGTTTGATTCATTTATAA
- a CDS encoding UDP-glucose dehydrogenase family protein, with the protein MNIAIVGTGYVGLVSGTCFAEMGVNVTCVDVNAEKIKLLQSGQLPIYEPGLDEMVLRNHREGRLNFTTDLISCLDNVDIVFSAVGTPSDSDGSADLQYVLSVARLFGQNIKKYTILVTKSTVPVGTAQKVKAVICEELDSRGVEIPFDVASNPEFLKEGAAIKDFMSPDRVVVGVESEKAKEMMTKLYRPFLLNNFRVIFTDISSAEMIKYAANSMLATRISFMNDIANLCELVGADVNMVRKGIGSDSRIGSKFLYPGCGYGGSCFPKDVKALIKTAEKKGYQMQVLKAVVAVNESQKTILYNKLKKYYRDNLRGKTIALWGLAFKPETDDMREATALVTIKLLLEAGCIIKVFDPVAMNECKRRIGDAITYANDMYDAVLDADALLVLTEWKQFRLPSWGVIVKSMKNCVVVDGRNIYDSDELEQLGIQYYCIGK; encoded by the coding sequence ATGAATATTGCAATTGTTGGTACTGGCTATGTAGGTTTGGTATCAGGGACTTGTTTTGCCGAAATGGGGGTAAATGTCACTTGTGTAGATGTAAATGCAGAGAAAATAAAATTATTACAGTCTGGCCAATTACCTATTTATGAGCCTGGATTGGATGAAATGGTACTTCGTAATCATCGTGAAGGTCGTTTAAATTTTACTACTGATTTGATTTCTTGTCTTGATAATGTTGATATTGTATTCAGTGCTGTAGGTACACCCTCTGATAGTGATGGCTCTGCTGATCTCCAATATGTCTTATCTGTAGCTCGTTTATTTGGTCAGAATATTAAGAAATATACTATTCTTGTTACTAAATCTACCGTTCCTGTAGGTACAGCTCAGAAAGTAAAGGCTGTTATTTGTGAAGAACTTGATAGCCGTGGTGTAGAAATACCGTTTGATGTGGCTAGTAACCCGGAGTTTTTGAAGGAAGGTGCAGCTATTAAAGATTTTATGAGTCCTGATCGTGTAGTAGTGGGGGTAGAATCGGAGAAGGCAAAAGAGATGATGACCAAACTCTATCGTCCTTTTTTGCTTAATAACTTTCGTGTTATCTTTACTGATATATCTAGTGCGGAGATGATTAAATATGCAGCAAATTCTATGCTGGCTACTCGCATCTCTTTTATGAACGATATAGCGAATCTTTGTGAGTTAGTAGGTGCTGATGTGAATATGGTACGTAAAGGGATTGGCAGTGATAGCCGTATTGGAAGTAAATTTCTCTATCCGGGTTGTGGTTATGGAGGTAGTTGCTTTCCTAAAGATGTGAAAGCACTTATTAAAACGGCTGAGAAGAAGGGTTATCAGATGCAGGTGTTAAAAGCTGTGGTAGCTGTGAATGAGAGTCAAAAAACTATTCTTTATAATAAACTGAAGAAGTATTATAGAGACAATTTGCGAGGAAAGACTATTGCTTTGTGGGGGCTTGCTTTCAAGCCGGAAACTGATGATATGCGTGAGGCCACTGCACTTGTCACCATAAAGTTGTTGTTAGAAGCTGGCTGTATTATTAAGGTGTTTGACCCTGTGGCCATGAATGAATGTAAACGTCGTATTGGTGATGCAATTACATATGCTAATGATATGTATGATGCTGTACTTGACGCCGATGCATTGTTGGTACTTACAGAATGGAAGCAGTTTCGTTTACCAAGTTGGGGCGTTATTGTCAAAAGTATGAAAAATTGTGTAGTGGTAGATGGCAGGAATATTTATGATTCTGACGAGTTGGAGCAATTAGGAATTCAATATTACTGCATAGGGAAATAA
- a CDS encoding glycosyltransferase, with protein MLKRNLISIIIPVYNASAFISNTIDNLLAQEVEKELLLVNDGSTDNSLNILNDYAQKYSCIKVLNQTNQGVSSARNHAIEVAQGEFLIFVDSDDLLEPGTLQKCLNIYHANNDIDCVVFTYKCCKPNLFVFDTKLYKKSGLYTIEQWLMPFSVLHKTSIINCIGTKLYRTSILKDKNIRFNEDISYCEDVGFTTIYLKYVRKLFYINEPLYCYMFVNPNSLMTKYMHNYPMSKKYLHMQQYNLLKEVYGENFPNHEYYRVLALDLYSCLFNEIMHVRTDKNESILRIKEIASLPYIWKSIIHAGFSKIAIILLLFKVIPHYPFLLFFNRLMFVKYSS; from the coding sequence ATGTTGAAACGTAATTTAATTAGTATCATAATTCCGGTATACAATGCTTCTGCTTTTATCTCCAATACTATTGATAATCTTTTAGCACAAGAAGTAGAAAAAGAGTTATTATTGGTAAATGATGGTTCTACTGACAATAGTCTGAATATTCTGAATGATTATGCTCAAAAGTATTCATGTATAAAAGTACTTAATCAGACTAATCAAGGAGTTTCATCGGCTCGAAATCATGCTATAGAAGTTGCACAAGGCGAATTTCTAATATTTGTAGATAGTGATGATCTTTTAGAGCCGGGTACACTTCAAAAATGCTTGAATATTTATCATGCAAATAATGATATAGACTGTGTTGTATTTACTTATAAGTGTTGTAAACCAAATCTATTTGTTTTTGATACAAAATTGTACAAGAAGTCTGGACTATATACTATAGAACAATGGTTAATGCCATTTAGCGTACTTCATAAAACTAGTATTATTAACTGTATTGGTACAAAATTGTATCGCACATCCATATTGAAAGATAAAAATATTCGCTTTAACGAAGATATTTCGTATTGTGAGGATGTAGGCTTTACAACTATTTATCTGAAATATGTACGCAAATTATTTTATATTAATGAGCCTCTTTATTGTTACATGTTTGTGAATCCAAATTCTTTGATGACTAAATATATGCATAATTATCCTATGTCTAAAAAATATCTACATATGCAGCAATATAATCTGTTAAAAGAGGTGTATGGTGAGAATTTCCCAAATCACGAATATTATAGAGTTTTAGCATTGGATTTGTATAGCTGTTTGTTTAATGAGATTATGCATGTACGAACAGATAAAAATGAGAGTATTTTGCGAATAAAAGAGATTGCTTCGTTGCCGTATATTTGGAAAAGTATCATTCATGCCGGTTTTTCCAAAATTGCGATAATTCTTCTCCTTTTTAAGGTGATTCCACATTATCCATTTCTTCTTTTCTTTAATAGACTTATGTTTGTTAAATATTCCTCTTGA